From the Sebastes umbrosus isolate fSebUmb1 chromosome 2, fSebUmb1.pri, whole genome shotgun sequence genome, one window contains:
- the cartl gene encoding cocaine- and amphetamine-regulated transcript-like isoform X1, giving the protein MGDRERPHLSLLSHLRRGSSAQPRGNFINRTMESSRMLLGLLLVGLLSLLSHGQTSQEVSAEDFGGDRPEPAADRDLIDALEALLGRMHNRISSTEKRGSIPLCGMGDRCAMKFGPRIGKLCDCGRGANCNSYLLKCI; this is encoded by the exons atggGGGACAGAGAGAGGCCTCATCTGAGCCTCCTGTCACATCTGAGGAGGGGCAGCTCAGCTCAGCCCAGAGGCAACTTCATCAACAG gaCCATGGAGAGCTCCAGGATGCTCCTCGGGCTGCTGTTGGTCGGCCTGCTGTCCCTCCTGTCTCACGGACAGACGTCCCAGGAAGTCTCTGCAGAGGACTTTGGAGGGGACAGACCTGAACCAGCTGCAGACAGAGACCTG ATCGATGCTCTGGAGGCTCTGCTGGGCCGGATGCACAACCGGATTTCCTCCACTGAGAAGAGAGGAAGCATCCCACTG TGTGGGATGGGTGACCGCTGTGCCATGAAGTTCGGGCCTCGCATCGGGAAGCTGTGTGACTGCGGCAGAGGAGCCAACTGCAACTCCTACCTGCTCAAATGCATCTGA
- the cartl gene encoding cocaine- and amphetamine-regulated transcript-like isoform X2 has product MESSRMLLGLLLVGLLSLLSHGQTSQEVSAEDFGGDRPEPAADRDLIDALEALLGRMHNRISSTEKRGSIPLCGMGDRCAMKFGPRIGKLCDCGRGANCNSYLLKCI; this is encoded by the exons ATGGAGAGCTCCAGGATGCTCCTCGGGCTGCTGTTGGTCGGCCTGCTGTCCCTCCTGTCTCACGGACAGACGTCCCAGGAAGTCTCTGCAGAGGACTTTGGAGGGGACAGACCTGAACCAGCTGCAGACAGAGACCTG ATCGATGCTCTGGAGGCTCTGCTGGGCCGGATGCACAACCGGATTTCCTCCACTGAGAAGAGAGGAAGCATCCCACTG TGTGGGATGGGTGACCGCTGTGCCATGAAGTTCGGGCCTCGCATCGGGAAGCTGTGTGACTGCGGCAGAGGAGCCAACTGCAACTCCTACCTGCTCAAATGCATCTGA